The sequence below is a genomic window from Deinococcus arcticus.
GTCACTCATGCATAGCAGGGCCGTGATCTCCGGGTGCGCCTGCAACAGCGCCTGCGCGTGGGCCTCGCCCTCGTCTGGCGTGTTCTGCCCGGTTTCCCGTGCATGCAGCGCCGCGCCCTCTGCCCCGGCCAGGGCGGCGCGGTAACCGGCCAGCCGCTGTACCGAGGGCCGGTAGCCACCGGGCAGGGGCGTCCCGGCCAGCACGGGGCCACCAGCTGTACCCGGCGTGAGCGACAGGCACACGGCGCCCAGGTGCCGGTGCCCCAGGGCCAGCAGATGGGCGGCCGCCGCCTGGGCGCCCCCCAGGTCATCAATGCCCACGCTGGTCACGCCCGGCTGCGGGTCCTGGTCCACCAGCACGGTGGGCAGGCGCCGGTCCAGCACCGCGCGCAGCAGCGGCGTGCCCCCGGCCGCGCAGTACACGATAAACCCGTCCACGCTTGCCCCCCGCACCGGCAGGGTGGGGTCGGCAGCCGGGCCGTGGGGGCTGGCCAGCAGCAGGGCACTGAACCCCTCGGCCTGCACGGTGCGGGCCACACTGCCCAGAAACAGGGCCGCCGCCGGGTCGGCAAAGGCGTAATCCAGCGGCGCGTCGTAGACCACGCCCAGTACCCCGGTGCGGCCCCGGCGCAGGCTGCGGGCCAGCGGATCGGGGCCGTGGTAGCCCAGCGCCTGCGCCTGCTCCAGGATGCGCCCGCGCAACTCGGCACTCAGCTGGTCGGGGCGGTTGTAGGCGTTGCTGACGGTGGCCACGCTGACCCCCAGCATCCGGGCCACCTCCCGCAGGGTGACCCGGGGCGGCGCGTCAGGACTGGCAGGCGACATGGCCAGATGCTAGCGTATGATCAGACCAACTGAAACGTTTCAGTTGCCCCCGAGGTTGCCATGACTCACCCCTCCCCTGCCCCCACGTCTGTCCCGCTGTCCACCCCAGCCACCGAGGCTGGCCGACGCGCGGTCAGCGCCATGTTCCTGATTAACGGCGTGCTGTTCGCCACCTGGGGGGTGAACATTCCCGGCGTGCGCGACACCCTGAACCTCAGCGAGGCCCAGATTGGGGGCGCCCTGCTGGCAGTAGGACTGGGCAGCCTGTGCACCATGCCGCTGACCGGCGGCTGGACCGCCCGCTACGGCAGCCACCGCGTGACCTGGGTGGTGGCGGTGGGCTGCATGCTGTCGCTGCTGCTGCCCTTTGTGGCCCCCAGCTTCGGGCTGCTGGTGGCGGCCCTGGCGGTGCTGGGCGCCCTGAACGGCAGCATGGACGTGGCCATGAATGCCCAGGGTGTGACGGTGGAAAAAGCGCTGGGCCGGCCCATCATGAGCCGCCTGCACGCTTATTTCAGCCTGGGGGGCCTGCTGGGCGCGGGGCTGGGCAGCCTGCTGGTGGGGCGCGTGCCCCTGGCCCTGCACGGCCTGCTGGTGGTGGGAGTGACCGCCACCGCAGCGCTGGTGGCCGGCCGCTTTCTGTTGCCCGACGCCACCAGCCAGTCTGCCGCTGCTGGGCAACAGCGCCGGGTGCCCCTCAGTGCCGCAGCGGCGCTGCTGGGCGCCCTGTGTTTCCTGGGCATGCTGGCCGAGGGCGCCAATTACGACTGGGCGGCCCTCTACTTCCGGGATGTGCTGGGGGTGACCGGGGGCGGCTCCGGGCTGGGGTACGTGGCCTTTGTGGGGGCCATGACGCTGGGGCGCTGGTTTGGCGACCGCGCCCGCAGCGCTCTGGGCGACGAGCGCACCGTGCGCGGCGGCGCCGCCCTGACCGCCCTGGGGCTGGGGCTGGCGCTGCTGGCGCGCGACCCGGGGCTCGCCGCTCTGGGCTTCGCCCTCTCAGGGCTGGGCCTGAGCAACGTGGTGCCGGTCATGTACGGCGCCGCCGGGCACGCCCTGGCCGGGCGCGGCATTGCCCAGGTCGCCACCATCGGCTACGGCGGGTTTCTGCTGGGGCCCCCCGCCATCGGCTTTATTGCCGAGGAAGTGGGGCTGGCCGCCGCCCTGGGACTGGCTCTGGCGGGGGCAGCCCTGGTGGCCGCGCTAGGCGGGCGCGCCTTCGCCCTGATTCGCCGGCAGACCGTGGCAACAGCTGACACCTAAGGACGTTGCACCTCACGTTACGACCTTGCAGGAGAGCACCGCAAAGTCTCCACTCCAGGTGCAATGTCCTTTTTTCGATACTCGCGCTGCGGCGCTGCTGTTCCAGCCCGATCGGTTGATCGGGGGCTTGGCAGCGAGTTCCTTAACCCCCCGGCGCCCCATCTGCTGGCGCGGGCCCCACGTAGCGGGCGCGGGGCCGCAGCAGGCCGCCCTGTCCGGCTTCCAGGGCGTGGGCCAGCCAGCCCACCGCCCGGCCCAGGGCGAACAGGGTGGCCGTGTCCTCGGCGTCCCGGTCCAGTGCGTGAATCAGGGCAGCCAGGGCCAGATCCAGCGTGGGGTGGTCGCCCGTCTCAGCCTGGGCGGCGCCGCACAGTGCCAGGGCCGCCTGAACGCCGGGGGCAGCGGGCTGCTCCTGTGCCAGGGCCGCCAGCAGGGCCGCCGCCCGGGGATCGCCCGCCGGGTACAGGGGGTGCCCGAAGCCCGGCGCCTGCCCAAAGCGCCGCGCGGCCTCGTGCAGGGCGGCCCGGGGGTCCCGGTGCAGGGCGCTTTGCAGCAGGTCGTGGGCCCGCAGGGGCGCCAGCCCGTGCCTGTGCCCCTGCAGCGCACACAGCGCCGCCAGCACGCTGTGGGCCAACCCCGCTCCGCTGCTGGCCGTCACCCGCGCGGCGAAGGCGCTGACATTCAGTTCGTGGTCGGCCAGCAGCACCAGCGCGCGGCGCAGCAGCCCGGCGCCCGCTGGGCGCGCCCAGGCCCGGGCCAGCCGCAGGTGCAGCGGCAGGTCGGGCGCCGGGGGCACGCGGCAATGGCGCTCCAGCGTGGCGTACAGCAGGCCCAGGGTGCGCGCGGCCTGGCGCAGGCGCGCCTCTGGCCGGCTGTCGTGGGCCGCCGGGTCGTGGGCACCTGCATGGGTCAGGGCGTACCCCAGCGCTTCGAGCGCGCGCCCGGCGCGTGGGTGCCCGCCCAGGTTCAGGCGGGCCCGCAGCGGCAGCGCCGGGTGCCCGGCTGCCTCGCCAGTCCACAGGAGCGCCGCCACCTCCTCCACCGTGGCCCACCCGGCCAGTTCCACCGCCAGCTGGCCCCGGTAGATCAGGCGGCCGTCCAGCACGGTGGTCAGCGCACTGTCCAGCACCGGCTGCCCCCAGTTCAGGCTGGCCTGCACCGCCGCCTGCGGATCACGCCGCCCGGCCTGCCGCGCCGAGAGCGCCGCCACGTCCCCCGCGTGGTAGCGGCGTTCCCGGGTGCCGGGAGGCCCCGGCTCACTGCGCACCAGTCCCCGCGAGACATAGGCGTACAGCGTGGCGGGCTTCACGCCCAGCGCGGCACACGCCTGGGCAGTGGTCAGCGGCGCACTGGGGGGCACAGCGGGGGACATGGGCGCAGCCTAACATTGATTCCAGAATCAAGATTGACGACATTGCCGGCCGGGCCTACCGTGCGGTTATGTCTGCCCCCAGCATCCTGGATGTGCCTACCCCCAACCTCTTTCCAGCGGTCTTCCCGGCCGCGGCCTTTCCACAGGTGCAGTGGTCAGGCCCGCCACCCGCACAGTTGCCGGCCCGCGCCTGGGTGAACGAAACCACCCACCGCGATGGCCAGCAGGGCGGCCTGCCTCTGACCCCGGAGGCTGGCCTGGCCATCTACGACCTGATGGGCCGCTTCACGGGCAAGAGTGGCGCCCTGCAGCAGGCCGAATTCTTCGTGTACCGCTCCGCCGACCGCGCCATGCTGGAAGGGGCCCTGGCGCGCTGGCGCTCCGGCCATCCGGTGGAGCCCACCACCTGGATTCGCGCCACCCGGCAGGACGCCGCGCTGGTGGCGGGGCTGGGCGTACGCGAGACGGGCATGCTGGCCAGTGCCAGCGACTACCACACCTTTTACAAGTTCAGGCCGGGCGGCCGGGCGCAGGCGGCCCGCACCTACCTGGACGCCGTGCAGGCGGTGATGGACGCCGGCCTGCGGCCCCGCGTCCATCTGGAAGACGCCACCCGCGCGCCGCGTGAATTCGTGCTGCCACTGGTGGAGGCGGTGCAGGCGCTGGCCGCTGCCTACCCGGAGAGCCAGGCCCCCCGGATCCGGGTGTGCGACACCCTGGGGGTGGGCCTACCGCTTGAAGGCGCAGCCTGGCCCCGCAGCGTGCCGCGCCTGATCGGGGAACTGCTGGCGCTGGGCCTGCCCGGCGAGCGGCTGGAGTTTCACCCGCACAACGACACGCATC
It includes:
- a CDS encoding pyruvate carboxyltransferase produces the protein MSAPSILDVPTPNLFPAVFPAAAFPQVQWSGPPPAQLPARAWVNETTHRDGQQGGLPLTPEAGLAIYDLMGRFTGKSGALQQAEFFVYRSADRAMLEGALARWRSGHPVEPTTWIRATRQDAALVAGLGVRETGMLASASDYHTFYKFRPGGRAQAARTYLDAVQAVMDAGLRPRVHLEDATRAPREFVLPLVEAVQALAAAYPESQAPRIRVCDTLGVGLPLEGAAWPRSVPRLIGELLALGLPGERLEFHPHNDTHLVVANSLAAVLAGCAAVNGTLLGKGERTGNAPLEGVLLHLAGLGLTGDADFTVLGELAGLYERLGQGVPATYPLFGRDAHRTRAGIHADGLNKFWPMYAPFNVPALLGRPLELSLTRDSGLAGLIFLIKSHTGLELPKSHPGLQALHAHLSAEFDAGRQTAVEWEEVAERALVLTAELA
- a CDS encoding MFS transporter, which encodes MTHPSPAPTSVPLSTPATEAGRRAVSAMFLINGVLFATWGVNIPGVRDTLNLSEAQIGGALLAVGLGSLCTMPLTGGWTARYGSHRVTWVVAVGCMLSLLLPFVAPSFGLLVAALAVLGALNGSMDVAMNAQGVTVEKALGRPIMSRLHAYFSLGGLLGAGLGSLLVGRVPLALHGLLVVGVTATAALVAGRFLLPDATSQSAAAGQQRRVPLSAAAALLGALCFLGMLAEGANYDWAALYFRDVLGVTGGGSGLGYVAFVGAMTLGRWFGDRARSALGDERTVRGGAALTALGLGLALLARDPGLAALGFALSGLGLSNVVPVMYGAAGHALAGRGIAQVATIGYGGFLLGPPAIGFIAEEVGLAAALGLALAGAALVAALGGRAFALIRRQTVATADT
- a CDS encoding substrate-binding domain-containing protein is translated as MSPASPDAPPRVTLREVARMLGVSVATVSNAYNRPDQLSAELRGRILEQAQALGYHGPDPLARSLRRGRTGVLGVVYDAPLDYAFADPAAALFLGSVARTVQAEGFSALLLASPHGPAADPTLPVRGASVDGFIVYCAAGGTPLLRAVLDRRLPTVLVDQDPQPGVTSVGIDDLGGAQAAAAHLLALGHRHLGAVCLSLTPGTAGGPVLAGTPLPGGYRPSVQRLAGYRAALAGAEGAALHARETGQNTPDEGEAHAQALLQAHPEITALLCMSDVLAQGALRAAAALGRRVPEDLSVIGYDDVPSSPALNLTTVWQPTAEKGQRVGEAMLALLRGEAAQGGTLPTRLTLRGTTAPAPALP
- a CDS encoding citrate/2-methylcitrate synthase, which produces MSPAVPPSAPLTTAQACAALGVKPATLYAYVSRGLVRSEPGPPGTRERRYHAGDVAALSARQAGRRDPQAAVQASLNWGQPVLDSALTTVLDGRLIYRGQLAVELAGWATVEEVAALLWTGEAAGHPALPLRARLNLGGHPRAGRALEALGYALTHAGAHDPAAHDSRPEARLRQAARTLGLLYATLERHCRVPPAPDLPLHLRLARAWARPAGAGLLRRALVLLADHELNVSAFAARVTASSGAGLAHSVLAALCALQGHRHGLAPLRAHDLLQSALHRDPRAALHEAARRFGQAPGFGHPLYPAGDPRAAALLAALAQEQPAAPGVQAALALCGAAQAETGDHPTLDLALAALIHALDRDAEDTATLFALGRAVGWLAHALEAGQGGLLRPRARYVGPAPADGAPGG